Genomic segment of Xanthomonas sp. DAR 35659:
AAGGTGCGTCGCGACGGAAGGGCACCTGTGACGGCCTGCCTTCGCGATGATCGATCCAGATGCAGCTTGCCTGATGGGAGAGGCTTCAGCCGCGACAGGCACCCTCCATCGCTGGGATCGTCCCTACCATGGCGCTGAACGCGTAGATGCGACGGAACTGACCTAGATCATCCCGCGCAATACGGTTCGCCGGACAGTGTCTGTCGCGGCTGAAGCCGCTCCTACAGGACACTTTCCGACGTTGTTAGGGATGCCCTGAAGCCGCTCCCACGCGCGGCCGATCAGACCACCGCAATGCTGCCTCCACGAATCCCCAATCCCGAATCCCCAATCCCGGCCGTCAACGGCGCAAGGCCGGCAACAGCGCCTGCGGATCGCCGTCGTTGGGCGCGGCGGGAATGCCGAGCAGGCGCGCCAGCAGCGGATACACGTCGACGTTGTCGATCGGCGCCAGCGTCGCGCCCTGACGGAACGCCGGGCCGCGCGCGACGAACACCGCGCGCATCGACGGCAGCGCCGGGTCGTAGCCGTGCGAGCCGCGCAGGCCGGTGGGCGGGCGCTTGGCGGCGAGCGCGGCCGGCAGCGCGTCCCAGCCCTCGTGCATCTGGCACACGATCGGCGGAATGCGCGGATGGCTGCCGTAGTGCCAGCGCGCCGGCAGTTCGGCCTTGCGCCAGCAGTCGTACTGCGGATGCGCGCCGAGCAGCCTGGCCTCGACCCGCGCCTGCTGGCCGGGGCGCGGCGCGATGCCGACCACCTGGCCGTAGCTGATCACCTCGGCATCCTGCGTCGGCACCATGTCCTCGACCGCGACCACGTGATCCGCCGGCACCGTGGCCATGCCGTGGTCGGAGACGACGACCAGGTTGGTGCGCTCCAACTGCCCGCGCCGGGCCAGGCCGTCGAGCAGGTGGCCGATCGCCGCATCGACCTGTTCGATCGCGCGCGCGTATTGCGCCGATTGCGGGCCGAAATCGTGGCCGGCCTGGTCGACCTGCTCGAAGTACAGCGCCAGCAACCGCGGCGGCGGGGCGCTGCGGTCGTCGAGCCAACCCAGTGCCTGGTCGATCCGCGCGTTCGGGGCGACGGTTTCGTCGAAGGGCTGCTGGCGGCTCGGGCGCACGCCCTGGATCGCCGCCTCGCTGCCCGGCCAGGCCCAGCTCGCCGCGGGTAGGCCGGCCTTCTCGGCGCCGACCCAGATCGGCTCGCCGCCCCACCAGCGGCCGTCGCCGACCGCGTCGCGGTCGCTTTTCTCGAACGTGCCCAGCACCGGGTCGCGCATGTTGTTGTGGACGATGCCGTGATGGTCCGGGCGCAGTCCGGTGACCAGGGTGTAATGGTTGGGGAAGGTCAGCGACGGATACGACGGCGTCATCCATTGCGCGCGCACGCCCTCGCGCACCAGCCGGTCCAGGTTCGGGGAGAGGCCGCGGCCGAGCATGTCCGCGCGCAGCGCGTCGATCGAGATCAGCACGAGCAACGGCGGTGTCGTGCTGGCCGGCGCCGCGTGCGCGGCGTCCGGTGCATGCGAGGTGGAAGGAGGGGCGGAGGCGCAGGCGCCGAGCAGCAGCGCCGCGCAGGCGCCGGCCAATCGTAGGGCGATCAAAGTCATCGGCGCATCATAAGACGCGCATGGTGACCTGGCGAAGACATGGCGTGGCGCGTACCGCACGATCGTGCCTGCGGTGCTGGAGTGTGTGATGGCGTTGTTGTTGCTTTGTGAGGCGGCGGCTTCGGCGCGACGGGTTTGCTGATGGTGGTTGTCGCGGCTGAAGCCGCTCCTACAGTGGGTGTGGGCGACGATTGGAAAGCGCGATGCGGTTTCAGTCGAACAGCGGCGCGGTCGCGCCTTGGGCCGCGGCCGCGCCGCGCTGTTCCAGCGCCAGCAGCGCGGCCTTGGTCGGCAGGCCGCCGCCGAAGCCGGTCAGCGCGCCATTGGCCCCGATCACGCGGTGGCAGGGCAGCACGATCGGCAGCGGATTGCGGCCGTTGGCGGCGCCGACCGCGCGCACCGCACGTGGCTGCCCGATGTGCTGCGCCAGTTGCGCGTAGCTCCAGGTCGCGCCGAACGGGATCGCCGCCAGCGCCTGCCAGACGCGGCACTGGAATGCGGTGCCGCGCGGCGCCAGCGGCAGGTCGAAGGCGTCGCGCTCGCCGGCGAAATAGGCCAGCAACTGCGCCCGCGCCTCGCGCACCGGCGCCGCGTCGCGGATCCAGTCGCCGCGGCCGCGCGCGTCGTAGCGGTTCTCCGGGAACAGGATGTGGCGCACGCCGTCGTCGGCGACGGCCACGGTCAGTTCGCCGATCGGGGTGGCGAAGGCGTCGTAGTACAGGCGTTCACGCATGCGAAGTCTCCTCGGCCGGATCGCCAGCCAGATGCCATAGATGCAGGACGGCGTAGGCGCGCCACGGCCGCCAGGCCTGCGCGCGGGCCTCGGTGGCGCGTGCGCTCAGGCGCGCGCCGTCGGCGCCGAGCACGCGTTGCAGGACCAGGTCGCCGGCCGGGAACGCATCGGGTTGGCCGAGCGCGCGCAAGGCGATGTACTGCGCGGTCCAGTCGCCGATGCCGGGCAGGGCGGTGGCGCGCGCGACGAAGTCGGACAGGCGCTGGCCGGCGCGGAACTGCAGGCGTCCGCCCACCACCGCCGCGGCCAGCGCGCGGATCGTGGCCGCGCGCGAGCGCGGCAGGCCGATCGCTTCCAGCGGCGCGTCCAGCAGGTCCTGCGGCGCGGGGAACGCGCGGTCCAGTCCCGGCGGCTGGCCCGGCCGCTGCGCGCCGTGGCGCTCCACCAGGCGCGCGGCCAGGGTCGCCGCGCCGGCCACGCTGACCTGCTGGCCGAGCACCGCGCGCACCGCCACCTCGAAGCCGTCCCAGCCGCCGGGCACGCGCAGCCCCGGGCGCCGCGCGATCGCGCGCGCCAGCAGCGGTTCGGCGGCCAGGGTGGCGTGCACCGCGCGCAGGTCGGCGTCCAGGTCGAAGATGCGCCGTACCCGGCGCACGATGTCCGGGATCGCGCGCGGATCGCCGCCGACGATGCGCAGGCGCAGTTCGTGGCGCAGCGGGTCGGCTTCGACGTGGATCCGGGTCGAGGCGTCCAGCGCCCCCAGCACGCGTTCGTAGCTGGTCTCGCCGATGCGCTCGATGCCGGGGATGGCGCGCTTGCGCAGGAACCCGAGCATGGCCGGGAAGTCCAGCGGCGGGCGATAGCCCAGGCGCAGCACCAGGTCGCCGCCGGGCACCTCGGCGCGCCGCTTGCGGATCGCCGACGGCGGCATGCCGCAGCCCTCCAGGAACGCGGCGTTGAAGCGGCGCAAGCTGTTGAAGCCGGCGGCCAGCGCCACCTGGGTGATCGGCAATGCGGTTTCGGTCAGCAATTGCTTGGCCAGCAGCAGCCGCCGCGTCGCGTGCACCGCGGCCGGGGTGGCG
This window contains:
- a CDS encoding methylated-DNA--[protein]-cysteine S-methyltransferase; translated protein: MRERLYYDAFATPIGELTVAVADDGVRHILFPENRYDARGRGDWIRDAAPVREARAQLLAYFAGERDAFDLPLAPRGTAFQCRVWQALAAIPFGATWSYAQLAQHIGQPRAVRAVGAANGRNPLPIVLPCHRVIGANGALTGFGGGLPTKAALLALEQRGAAAAQGATAPLFD
- a CDS encoding AlkA N-terminal domain-containing protein, with amino-acid sequence MTHAASADHALYDRARLARDARFDGVFFTAVRSTGIYCRPVCPAPVPKRSNVHYYPSAAAAAAAGYRPCLRCRPELSPEAQQHLGEEAVRRALALIADGALQEASVAQLAGEIGLSARQLQRVFVAQLGATPAAVHATRRLLLAKQLLTETALPITQVALAAGFNSLRRFNAAFLEGCGMPPSAIRKRRAEVPGGDLVLRLGYRPPLDFPAMLGFLRKRAIPGIERIGETSYERVLGALDASTRIHVEADPLRHELRLRIVGGDPRAIPDIVRRVRRIFDLDADLRAVHATLAAEPLLARAIARRPGLRVPGGWDGFEVAVRAVLGQQVSVAGAATLAARLVERHGAQRPGQPPGLDRAFPAPQDLLDAPLEAIGLPRSRAATIRALAAAVVGGRLQFRAGQRLSDFVARATALPGIGDWTAQYIALRALGQPDAFPAGDLVLQRVLGADGARLSARATEARAQAWRPWRAYAVLHLWHLAGDPAEETSHA
- a CDS encoding ectonucleotide pyrophosphatase/phosphodiesterase, yielding MIALRLAGACAALLLGACASAPPSTSHAPDAAHAAPASTTPPLLVLISIDALRADMLGRGLSPNLDRLVREGVRAQWMTPSYPSLTFPNHYTLVTGLRPDHHGIVHNNMRDPVLGTFEKSDRDAVGDGRWWGGEPIWVGAEKAGLPAASWAWPGSEAAIQGVRPSRQQPFDETVAPNARIDQALGWLDDRSAPPPRLLALYFEQVDQAGHDFGPQSAQYARAIEQVDAAIGHLLDGLARRGQLERTNLVVVSDHGMATVPADHVVAVEDMVPTQDAEVISYGQVVGIAPRPGQQARVEARLLGAHPQYDCWRKAELPARWHYGSHPRIPPIVCQMHEGWDALPAALAAKRPPTGLRGSHGYDPALPSMRAVFVARGPAFRQGATLAPIDNVDVYPLLARLLGIPAAPNDGDPQALLPALRR